The Triticum dicoccoides isolate Atlit2015 ecotype Zavitan chromosome 6A, WEW_v2.0, whole genome shotgun sequence genome has a window encoding:
- the LOC119316880 gene encoding transcription termination factor MTEF1, chloroplastic-like, whose product MLAHTRLPPPPPHPAQILPARLAGGGGMEFRRKLHFLSAELHLDPFPLLALHPELRSAPLALLHASLRLLLSHGLSAGDASRVFSAFPSLLTSPPEESLRFLSAAAPLPPPLLRAAVVRSPRLLAASIPDTLRPALYFLRHRVSLRRRPLPLAAALLLAFSVDRTLLPKLLFLGKATGLPDRAICTIIRRAPAILSYGIETNLTPKLKFLADGMSMDPAAELTEFPHYFAFSLEGRIMPRHEALRLRGVDMSLKEMLKSSDDEFKERILDATLSGNMQRM is encoded by the coding sequence ATGCTCGCCCACACGCGcctcccgcctccgcctccgcatcCCGCCCAAATCCTGCCCGCCCGCCTCGCCGGAGGCGGCGGTATGGAGTTCCGCCGCAAGCTCCACTTCCTCTCGGCCGAGCTCCATCTCGACCCGTTCCCGCTCCTCGCCCTTCATCCTGAGCTCCGCTCCGCGCCGCTCGCGCTTCTCCATGCctccctccgcctcctcctctcacACGGACTCTCCGCCGGCGACGCCTCCCGCGTCTTCTCGGCATTCCCGTCGCTCCTCACCTCTCCTCCTGAGGAGTCCCTCCGcttcctctccgccgccgcgccgctaCCCCCTCCTCTCCTCCGCGCCGCGGTGGTCCGTTCCCCTCGCCTCCTCGCCGCGTCCATCCCGGACACCCTCCGCCCCGCGCTTTACTTCCTTCGCCACCGCGTTTCCCTGCGACGGAGACCCCTTCCGCTCGCTGCTGCCCTGCTCCTCGCTTTCTCCGtcgaccgcacactcctccccaagCTCCTCTTCCTTGGCAAAGCCACGGGGCTCCCAGACCGCGCCATCTGCACCATTATTCGCCGCGCCCCCGCCATTCTCTCCTATGGTATCGAGACCAACCTCACGCCCAAGCTCAAGTTCCTCGCCGACGGCATGAGCATGGACCCAGCCGCGGAGCTCACCGAGTTCCCACACTACTTCGCGTTCAGCTTGGAGGGGAGGATCATGCCGAGGCACGAAGCATTGAGGCTGAGGGGCGTTGATATGTCACTAAAGGAAATGCTCAAGAGCagcgatgatgagttcaaggagcGGATCTTAGATGCAACGCTGTCGGGCAATATGCAGAGGATGTGA